The proteins below come from a single Crossiella sp. CA-258035 genomic window:
- a CDS encoding NAD(P)-dependent oxidoreductase, which yields MTVHNRHNEEIAVPRVLLLGATGFIGRHVHRRLTERAGLEVVTVARGPLPSSAWHIQLDLTAENAHPIGGLLARTAPDIVINCAGLVGGDPADLAACNIDLPAALVRAALCGPARVRLVHLGSAAEYGRVVTGEPVTEQTPTRPVGVYGITKLAASRLVCLARVAGLDAVVLRVFNPIGPGSPPGNVAGRLAQELLRAQAEGDEVRLGPLSAVRDFIDVRDVAEAVYAAALAPEIGDPVLNVGSGEGVTVGELAKALTGTAGYTGPIRQADAGSARSAEVPWQQADISAIGKALDWRPAIDLATSLSDLWQEAQCRT from the coding sequence ATGACCGTCCACAACAGACACAATGAGGAGATCGCAGTGCCCCGCGTGTTGTTGCTCGGCGCCACCGGCTTCATCGGAAGGCACGTCCACCGGCGGCTCACCGAGCGGGCCGGACTGGAGGTCGTGACGGTCGCGCGCGGGCCACTGCCCTCTTCCGCCTGGCACATCCAGCTGGACCTGACAGCCGAGAACGCTCACCCGATCGGCGGACTGCTCGCGCGGACCGCCCCCGACATCGTGATCAACTGCGCCGGTCTGGTCGGCGGCGATCCCGCCGATCTGGCCGCCTGCAACATAGATCTGCCCGCCGCGCTGGTGCGGGCCGCGCTGTGCGGCCCCGCGCGGGTGCGTCTGGTGCATCTCGGTTCGGCTGCGGAATACGGCAGGGTGGTGACGGGCGAGCCCGTCACCGAGCAGACTCCGACACGACCGGTCGGCGTCTACGGGATCACCAAGCTGGCCGCCAGCCGGTTGGTCTGCCTTGCCCGCGTGGCAGGCCTGGATGCCGTGGTACTGCGGGTGTTCAACCCGATCGGCCCCGGATCACCGCCCGGCAACGTCGCCGGAAGGCTGGCCCAGGAGCTGCTTCGGGCCCAAGCGGAGGGCGACGAGGTCCGGCTCGGCCCGCTCTCCGCGGTGCGGGACTTCATCGACGTCCGGGACGTCGCCGAGGCGGTCTACGCCGCGGCGCTGGCCCCGGAGATCGGTGACCCCGTGCTCAACGTCGGCAGTGGAGAGGGAGTCACGGTGGGCGAGCTGGCCAAGGCGCTCACCGGGACAGCCGGTTACACCGGCCCGATCAGGCAGGCTGACGCAGGCTCCGCGCGCTCGGCGGAGGTGCCGTGGCAGCAGGCCGACATCAGTGCGATCGGGAAGGCCCTCGACTGGCGACCCGCCATCGACTTGGCCACCTCGCTATCGGACCTCTGGCAGGAGGCGCAATGCCGCACATGA
- a CDS encoding sugar phosphate nucleotidyltransferase, producing MHAIILAGGKGVRLRPYTTCLPKPLVPIGDEFSILDIVMTQLAHSGFRSATLAIGYLGDLIRSYVGDGGKWGMAVDYAEEENPLGTIGPVVQLLDSLPEHFLVMNGDVLTDLDYGALLRRHSAEQAPLTVATYQRQVKIDFGVLSAADGKIVEFTEKPTLDYRVSMGVYGVSREALRGYTPGLPLGFDELVLDLLKTDTPPSSYEFDGYWLDIGRPDDYDRANAEFPVLRHSLLKDTPLQHPPLKVPA from the coding sequence ATGCACGCGATCATCCTGGCCGGTGGCAAGGGCGTCCGGCTGCGGCCGTACACCACCTGCCTGCCCAAGCCGCTGGTGCCCATCGGCGACGAGTTCTCCATCCTGGACATCGTGATGACCCAGTTGGCGCACAGCGGTTTCCGCAGCGCCACCCTGGCCATCGGCTACCTCGGCGACCTGATCCGCTCCTACGTCGGCGACGGCGGCAAGTGGGGCATGGCGGTGGACTACGCCGAGGAGGAGAACCCGCTGGGCACCATCGGCCCGGTGGTGCAGCTGCTGGACTCGCTGCCCGAGCACTTCCTGGTGATGAACGGCGACGTGCTCACCGACCTGGACTACGGCGCGCTGCTGCGCAGGCACAGCGCGGAGCAGGCGCCGCTGACCGTGGCCACCTACCAGCGCCAGGTGAAGATCGACTTCGGCGTGCTGAGCGCGGCGGACGGCAAGATCGTGGAGTTCACCGAGAAGCCGACCCTGGACTACCGGGTCAGCATGGGCGTCTACGGGGTCAGCCGGGAGGCGCTGCGCGGCTACACGCCAGGGCTGCCGCTGGGCTTCGACGAGCTGGTGCTGGACCTGCTCAAGACCGACACCCCGCCCAGCAGCTACGAGTTCGACGGCTACTGGCTGGACATCGGCCGTCCCGATGACTACGACCGGGCCAACGCCGAGTTCCCGGTGCTGCGGCACAGCCTGCTCAAGGACACCCCGTTGCAGCACCCGCCGCTGAAGGTCCCCGCCTGA
- a CDS encoding SDR family NAD(P)-dependent oxidoreductase gives MSNVVAVTGAEGFIGSHLVERLVAHGHRVRAMVLYNSFGSWGWLDSLPAEVLDQVDVVLGDVRDQASARELIEGAEAVYHLAALIAIPYSYRAPRSYVDTNVIGTLNVLDAVRAEQTPRLVHTSTSETYGTALTVPISEAHPLQGQSPYAASKIGADKLVESYHLSFDVPAVTLRPFNTFGPRQSARAVIPTVISQLAAGATELKLGALDPTRDFLYVKDTAAAFHTLGTAPASAVVGELFNAGTGEEVSIGQLAEDLVRVMGVDAVITEEAQRIRPKNSEVQRLVCDAAKLRERTGWAPAHTRDEGLAETIEWFRDPANLAHYKPGIYTQ, from the coding sequence GTGTCCAACGTCGTCGCCGTGACCGGCGCCGAGGGCTTCATCGGCTCCCACCTGGTCGAGCGCCTGGTCGCGCACGGCCACCGGGTGCGCGCCATGGTGCTCTACAACTCCTTCGGCTCCTGGGGCTGGCTGGACTCGCTGCCCGCCGAGGTGCTTGACCAGGTCGACGTCGTGCTGGGTGACGTCCGGGACCAGGCCAGCGCCCGCGAGCTCATCGAGGGCGCCGAGGCCGTCTACCACCTGGCCGCGCTGATCGCGATCCCCTACTCCTACCGCGCGCCACGGTCCTATGTGGACACCAACGTGATCGGCACGCTGAACGTGCTGGACGCGGTGCGCGCCGAGCAGACCCCCAGGCTGGTGCACACCTCCACCAGCGAGACCTACGGCACCGCGCTGACCGTGCCGATCAGCGAGGCGCACCCGTTGCAGGGCCAGTCCCCCTACGCCGCCTCCAAGATCGGCGCGGACAAGCTGGTCGAGTCCTACCACCTCAGCTTCGACGTGCCCGCGGTGACGCTGCGGCCGTTCAACACCTTCGGCCCGCGCCAGTCCGCCCGCGCGGTGATCCCCACCGTGATCAGCCAGCTGGCCGCCGGGGCCACCGAGCTGAAGCTGGGCGCGCTGGACCCGACCCGCGACTTCCTCTACGTCAAGGACACCGCGGCCGCCTTCCACACCCTGGGCACCGCACCGGCCTCGGCGGTGGTGGGCGAGCTGTTCAACGCCGGCACCGGCGAGGAGGTCTCCATCGGGCAGCTGGCCGAGGACCTGGTGCGGGTGATGGGCGTGGACGCGGTGATCACCGAGGAAGCCCAGCGCATCCGGCCGAAGAACTCCGAGGTGCAGCGGCTGGTGTGCGATGCGGCGAAGCTGCGCGAGCGCACCGGCTGGGCCCCGGCGCACACCAGGGACGAGGGCCTGGCCGAGACCATCGAGTGGTTCCGGGACCCGGCCAACCTCGCGCACTACAAGCCCGGCATCTACACCCAGTGA
- the pelF gene encoding GT4 family glycosyltransferase PelF, which yields MDVALMTEGTYPHSFGGVSVWCDQLVRGLPQHRFHLLALVSTGQEPTAWELPPNVASLTLVPLWGADHHGRRPGRRALRGFGELFRELLATLTVAGLPDKAARFTTVLRALFDYSQRSDLSASLRDEDAVRAMMAAWRDWPEELGKPPTVADAVTAVELLEHSLRPLAAPPVLADVSHCVANGLAALPALTANWCHQTPLLLTEHGIYLRERYLGYRSSPYRHPVKALHLAFFRQVCELAYRTAALVAPGNIYNKRWEERLGTDPALIRTVYNGVDPADFPAVEAEPEVPTLSWAGRVDPIKDLETLIKAFALVCEQVPKVRLRLFGGTPKGGETYANRCKELANSLGVGDRVIFEGRVEDIRDAYVAGHVVVLSSISEGFPYTLIEAMTVGRACVATDVGGVPEAVGDTGIVVPPRDPAAMAQACVRLLADRDLRHAMAAAARHRALELFTVDKAVGTFDELYTGLGVVTEQARALTAAAS from the coding sequence ATGGACGTCGCGCTGATGACCGAGGGCACCTACCCGCACAGCTTCGGCGGGGTGAGCGTGTGGTGCGACCAGCTCGTGCGCGGGCTGCCGCAGCACCGGTTCCACCTGCTGGCGCTGGTCTCCACCGGGCAGGAGCCCACCGCGTGGGAGCTGCCGCCCAACGTGGCCTCGCTGACGCTGGTCCCGCTGTGGGGCGCCGACCACCACGGTCGCAGGCCGGGGCGGCGGGCCCTGCGCGGGTTCGGCGAGCTGTTCCGGGAGCTGCTGGCCACGCTCACCGTGGCCGGCCTGCCGGACAAGGCGGCCCGCTTCACCACCGTGCTGCGCGCCCTGTTCGACTACAGCCAGCGCAGCGACCTCTCGGCCAGCCTGCGCGATGAGGACGCGGTGCGGGCCATGATGGCCGCCTGGCGGGACTGGCCCGAGGAGCTGGGCAAGCCGCCGACGGTGGCGGACGCGGTGACCGCGGTCGAGCTGCTGGAGCACTCGCTCCGGCCGCTGGCCGCGCCACCGGTGCTGGCCGACGTCTCGCACTGCGTGGCCAACGGGCTGGCCGCGCTGCCCGCGCTGACCGCCAACTGGTGCCACCAGACCCCGCTGCTGCTCACCGAGCACGGGATCTACCTGCGGGAGCGCTACCTGGGCTACCGCAGCTCGCCCTACCGGCACCCGGTGAAGGCGCTGCACCTGGCCTTCTTCCGGCAGGTGTGCGAGCTGGCCTACCGCACCGCGGCGCTGGTCGCGCCCGGCAACATCTACAACAAGCGCTGGGAGGAGCGGCTGGGCACCGACCCGGCCCTCATCCGCACCGTCTACAACGGCGTCGACCCGGCCGACTTCCCCGCGGTGGAGGCCGAACCCGAGGTGCCCACGCTGAGCTGGGCCGGCCGGGTGGACCCGATCAAGGACCTGGAGACCCTGATCAAGGCCTTCGCGCTGGTCTGCGAGCAGGTGCCGAAGGTGCGGCTGCGGCTGTTCGGCGGCACCCCCAAGGGCGGCGAGACCTACGCCAACCGGTGCAAGGAGCTGGCGAACAGCCTGGGTGTCGGGGACCGGGTGATCTTCGAGGGCCGGGTGGAGGACATCAGGGACGCCTACGTGGCCGGGCACGTGGTGGTGCTCTCCAGCATCTCCGAGGGCTTCCCGTACACGCTGATCGAGGCGATGACGGTGGGCCGCGCCTGCGTGGCCACCGACGTCGGCGGCGTGCCGGAAGCCGTGGGCGACACCGGGATCGTGGTGCCGCCACGGGATCCGGCGGCCATGGCGCAGGCCTGTGTGCGGCTGCTGGCCGACCGGGACCTGCGGCACGCGATGGCCGCCGCGGCCCGGCACCGGGCGCTGGAGCTGTTCACCGTGGACAAGGCGGTCGGCACCTTCGACGAGCTCTACACCGGGCTCGGCGTGGTCACCGAGCAGGCGCGCGCGCTCACGGCGGCCGCGTCATGA
- a CDS encoding ABC transporter permease has protein sequence MTPEGPLAGPGIKTAPATAPPAEAARRGEQAARIVQRHGALIVLAVLLAVGGATFDTFLTAYNLGNLAVQASFLAVIALGMTMVIITGGIDLSVGSVYALSGVLAAYGAREWGLAGALLLPLAVSGAIGLAQGLLVGKAKMAPFIVTLGGLLFARGLLQFLTEEGSQTYLVPQTETAFLELGQGRLFGIGFPVLIALALFLIGGLVLQRTRFGMRLFAIGGSEDASSLMGLPVARTKVSVYVISGLLAGLAGTLNAAQLGSGVTVIGVGLELEAIAAVVIGGTLLTGGVGSVSGTLAGVALLYVIRDVINQVGGFDSSMQAVVNGAFLVVVVVMQTLLSRARRR, from the coding sequence ATGACTCCCGAAGGCCCGCTCGCGGGGCCGGGCATCAAGACCGCCCCCGCGACCGCCCCACCCGCCGAGGCTGCCCGCCGCGGCGAGCAGGCCGCCCGGATCGTCCAGCGGCACGGCGCGCTGATCGTGCTGGCGGTGCTGCTGGCCGTCGGCGGCGCGACCTTCGACACCTTCCTCACCGCCTACAACCTGGGCAACCTGGCCGTGCAGGCCAGCTTCCTCGCGGTGATCGCCCTCGGCATGACGATGGTGATCATCACCGGCGGCATCGACCTGTCGGTCGGCTCGGTCTACGCCCTGTCCGGGGTGCTGGCCGCTTATGGCGCGAGGGAATGGGGCCTGGCGGGTGCGCTGCTGCTGCCACTGGCGGTCAGCGGCGCCATCGGCCTGGCCCAGGGCCTGCTGGTGGGCAAGGCCAAGATGGCCCCGTTCATCGTCACCCTGGGCGGCCTGCTCTTCGCCCGCGGCCTGTTGCAGTTCCTCACCGAGGAGGGCAGCCAGACCTACCTGGTGCCGCAGACCGAGACCGCGTTCCTGGAGCTCGGCCAGGGCAGGCTGTTCGGCATCGGCTTCCCGGTGCTGATCGCGCTGGCGCTGTTCCTCATCGGCGGACTGGTGTTGCAGCGCACCCGCTTCGGCATGCGGCTGTTCGCCATCGGCGGCAGCGAGGACGCCTCCTCGCTGATGGGCCTGCCGGTGGCCCGCACCAAGGTCAGCGTCTACGTCATCTCCGGCCTGCTCGCGGGCTTGGCCGGCACGCTGAACGCGGCGCAGCTCGGTTCCGGCGTCACCGTGATCGGCGTGGGCCTGGAGCTGGAGGCCATCGCCGCGGTGGTCATCGGCGGCACCCTGCTCACCGGCGGCGTCGGCTCGGTGAGCGGCACGCTGGCCGGGGTGGCGCTGCTGTACGTGATCCGGGACGTGATCAACCAGGTCGGCGGCTTCGACTCCAGCATGCAGGCCGTGGTCAACGGCGCGTTCCTGGTGGTCGTGGTGGTCATGCAGACCCTGCTGTCCCGGGCCAGACGCAGGTAG
- a CDS encoding ABC transporter permease yields the protein MTTATAPAAAPGRARALGLVRDYGVYFALALLFLVNLVVTDNFLTADNLRTQAVQMVPTLVVALGMALVIGTKGVDLSVGSVMAITSALLPLYLGYGAGLSVGVCLLAGAAAGLLSGYLVAFVGVQPIVATLALLVGGRGLALVLAGGQLKDIRNPQLRELGAGSVLGIPYTVLIAAVLAVLVGLLVSRTTFGRQVVAIGGNPRAAQFAGLPVKRVLVTVYVVSGMLAAIAGVLATARLSASDPSRLGELIELAAITAVVVGGTPLTGGRVRILGTVAGAALMQLIVATLIKNDVPASLAQMAQALIIAAAVLVQREGNGSR from the coding sequence ATGACAACCGCGACGGCCCCGGCGGCCGCCCCCGGCCGGGCCAGGGCCCTCGGCCTGGTCCGCGACTACGGCGTGTACTTCGCGCTGGCCCTGCTGTTCCTGGTGAACCTGGTGGTCACCGACAACTTCCTCACCGCGGACAACCTGCGCACCCAGGCCGTGCAGATGGTGCCGACCCTGGTGGTCGCCCTGGGCATGGCGCTGGTGATCGGCACCAAGGGCGTGGACCTGTCAGTCGGCTCGGTCATGGCGATCACCAGCGCGCTGCTGCCGCTGTACCTGGGCTACGGCGCCGGGCTGTCAGTGGGCGTGTGCCTGCTGGCCGGCGCGGCGGCCGGGCTGCTCAGCGGCTACCTGGTCGCTTTTGTTGGTGTGCAACCGATCGTGGCCACGCTGGCGCTGCTGGTCGGCGGGCGCGGGCTGGCGCTGGTGCTGGCCGGTGGGCAGCTCAAGGACATCCGCAACCCGCAGCTGCGCGAGCTGGGCGCGGGTTCGGTGCTGGGCATCCCGTACACGGTGCTGATCGCCGCGGTGCTCGCGGTGCTGGTCGGCCTGCTGGTCTCCCGGACCACGTTCGGGCGGCAGGTGGTGGCCATCGGCGGCAACCCCAGGGCGGCCCAGTTCGCCGGGCTGCCGGTCAAGCGGGTGCTGGTCACGGTGTACGTGGTCAGCGGCATGCTGGCCGCGATCGCCGGCGTGCTGGCCACCGCGCGCCTGTCCGCCAGCGACCCGTCCCGGCTGGGCGAGCTGATCGAGCTGGCCGCGATCACCGCGGTGGTGGTCGGCGGCACCCCGCTCACCGGTGGCCGGGTGCGCATCCTGGGCACGGTCGCGGGCGCGGCGCTGATGCAGCTGATCGTGGCCACCCTGATCAAGAACGATGTGCCCGCCTCGCTGGCGCAGATGGCCCAGGCACTGATCATCGCGGCCGCGGTGCTGGTGCAGCGAGAAGGGAACGGTTCCCGATGA
- a CDS encoding sugar ABC transporter ATP-binding protein — protein MPTEAVPGLTPAVLTAAGVGKHFAGVHALREVDFTLRAGQVHALVGENGAGKSTLIKVLTGVYRPDGGEIRFLGEPVSFDRPAAAQEAGISTVYQEVNLVPSMSVAHNLFLGREPRGRFGTVDFGRMRRQSATLLAELGIPVDPRRELSSLGLGVQQMVAIARAVQTEARVVIMDEPTSSLEPREVETLFQVVRRLHQREVSVVYVSHRMEELYTICDSVTVLRDGRTVHSGPMSEVSRLELVALMLGREVAQVRSEGTTAFSEGHTGGDESRQPVLRAKGLRKRAVLTGVDLSVQPGEVVGLGGLLGSGRTETVTALAGLLTLDGGEISVAGKPLKGGSTAAAIRAGMVLVPEDRKAEGIIPHLSVRENIVLAALPRLSKAGITSRARQDKVVDVFMKRLRIKASSPEQRVSELSGGNQQKVMLARWLAVEPKVLLLDEPTRGIDVGAKAEVQALIEELAEQGLAIVMVSSELDELVAGADRVVVLREGGSVAELRGDEVTADGVLNALAEAREDSA, from the coding sequence GTGCCTACTGAGGCCGTGCCCGGTCTGACCCCGGCCGTCCTGACGGCGGCCGGGGTGGGCAAGCACTTCGCCGGTGTGCACGCGCTGCGCGAGGTGGACTTCACCCTGCGAGCCGGCCAGGTGCACGCGCTGGTCGGCGAGAACGGCGCGGGCAAGTCCACCCTGATCAAGGTGCTCACCGGGGTGTACCGCCCGGACGGCGGCGAGATCCGCTTCCTCGGCGAGCCGGTCAGCTTCGACCGGCCCGCCGCGGCCCAGGAGGCCGGCATCTCCACGGTGTACCAGGAGGTCAACCTGGTCCCGTCGATGTCGGTGGCGCACAACCTGTTCCTCGGCCGGGAGCCGCGCGGCCGCTTCGGCACGGTGGACTTCGGCCGGATGCGCCGGCAGTCGGCCACATTGCTGGCGGAGCTGGGCATCCCGGTCGACCCGCGCCGGGAGCTGAGCTCGCTCGGCCTCGGCGTGCAGCAGATGGTGGCCATCGCGCGCGCGGTGCAGACCGAGGCGCGCGTGGTGATCATGGACGAGCCGACCTCCTCGCTGGAGCCGCGCGAGGTGGAGACCCTCTTCCAGGTGGTGCGCAGGCTGCACCAGCGCGAGGTGTCGGTGGTCTACGTCAGCCACCGGATGGAGGAGCTCTACACCATCTGCGACTCGGTCACCGTGCTGCGCGACGGCCGCACCGTCCACAGTGGACCGATGAGCGAGGTCAGCAGGCTGGAGCTGGTCGCGCTGATGCTGGGCCGCGAGGTGGCGCAGGTGCGCAGCGAGGGCACCACCGCCTTCTCCGAGGGCCACACCGGCGGCGACGAGTCGCGGCAGCCGGTGTTGCGCGCCAAGGGTCTGCGCAAGCGCGCGGTGCTCACCGGGGTGGACCTGAGCGTGCAGCCGGGCGAGGTGGTCGGCCTCGGCGGACTGCTCGGCTCCGGCCGCACCGAGACGGTCACCGCGCTGGCCGGGCTGCTCACCCTGGACGGCGGCGAGATCAGCGTGGCGGGCAAGCCGCTCAAGGGCGGGTCCACCGCGGCGGCGATCCGCGCGGGCATGGTGCTGGTGCCGGAGGACCGCAAGGCCGAGGGCATCATCCCGCACCTGTCCGTGCGGGAGAACATCGTGCTGGCCGCGCTGCCCCGGCTGTCCAAGGCCGGGATCACCTCGCGCGCCCGGCAGGACAAGGTCGTCGACGTCTTCATGAAACGCCTGCGCATCAAGGCTTCCAGCCCGGAGCAGCGGGTCAGCGAGCTCTCCGGCGGCAACCAGCAGAAGGTGATGCTGGCCCGCTGGCTGGCGGTGGAGCCCAAGGTGCTGCTGCTGGACGAGCCGACCCGCGGCATCGACGTGGGCGCCAAGGCCGAGGTGCAGGCGCTGATCGAGGAGCTGGCCGAGCAGGGCCTGGCCATCGTGATGGTCTCCAGCGAGCTGGACGAGCTGGTCGCCGGCGCGGACCGGGTGGTCGTGCTGCGCGAGGGCGGATCAGTGGCCGAGCTGCGCGGCGACGAGGTCACCGCCGACGGTGTGCTCAACGCGCTCGCCGAGGCCAGAGAGGACAGCGCATGA
- a CDS encoding ABC transporter substrate-binding protein: protein MTALQVRSLKSSAVLVAAAALVLAGCANPENSGNPGTTGGGGEQVTKSAQPEGGSTCKIDAYGTPKIDLKDAVVGFSQSEKEANPFRIAETASIKAEAEKVGVKRMLTTNANSDLGKQISDIQSMLAQGAQLLIVAPLNSDGLEPALRAAREKKVPVLTVDRKLNAAKPCVDYLAFIGSDFVDQGKRAGESMIKVTGGSAKVAILLGSSGNNVTTDRTNGFKDAIKGTPGVTVVAEQTGDFSREKGQTVAEQLLQSKPEINAIYAENDEMAMGAINAIRAAGKKPGTDVRVVSVDGTRDAVQAIVDGNINGVIESNPRFGPLAFATMQKFLAGEAIPEKIIISDKAYDAANAKAEVNGAY from the coding sequence ATGACTGCTTTGCAGGTTCGATCCCTCAAGTCCAGCGCGGTGCTCGTCGCGGCGGCCGCACTTGTGCTGGCCGGCTGCGCGAACCCGGAGAACTCCGGCAACCCCGGCACCACCGGCGGCGGCGGTGAGCAGGTGACGAAGTCGGCCCAGCCGGAGGGCGGGAGCACCTGCAAGATCGACGCCTACGGCACACCGAAGATCGACCTCAAGGACGCGGTCGTCGGCTTCTCCCAGTCGGAGAAGGAGGCCAACCCGTTCCGCATCGCGGAGACCGCCTCCATCAAGGCCGAGGCGGAGAAGGTCGGCGTCAAGCGGATGCTGACCACCAACGCCAACTCCGACCTCGGCAAGCAGATCTCCGACATCCAGTCCATGCTCGCCCAGGGCGCGCAGCTGCTGATCGTGGCCCCGCTGAACTCCGACGGCCTGGAGCCCGCCCTGCGCGCCGCGCGGGAGAAGAAGGTCCCGGTGCTCACCGTGGACCGCAAGCTCAACGCGGCCAAGCCCTGCGTGGACTACCTGGCCTTCATCGGCTCGGACTTCGTCGACCAGGGCAAGCGCGCCGGTGAGTCGATGATCAAGGTGACCGGCGGCAGCGCCAAGGTGGCCATCCTGCTCGGCTCCTCCGGCAACAACGTCACCACCGACCGCACCAACGGCTTCAAGGACGCCATCAAGGGCACCCCCGGCGTCACCGTGGTGGCCGAGCAGACCGGCGACTTCTCCCGGGAGAAGGGCCAGACCGTGGCCGAGCAGCTGTTGCAGTCCAAGCCGGAGATCAACGCGATCTACGCGGAGAACGACGAGATGGCCATGGGCGCGATCAACGCGATCCGGGCGGCCGGCAAGAAGCCGGGCACGGACGTCAGGGTGGTCTCGGTGGACGGCACCAGGGACGCGGTGCAGGCCATCGTGGACGGCAACATCAACGGCGTGATCGAGTCCAACCCGCGGTTCGGCCCGCTGGCCTTCGCCACCATGCAGAAGTTCCTGGCCGGGGAGGCGATCCCGGAGAAGATCATCATCTCGGACAAGGCCTACGACGCGGCCAACGCCAAGGCAGAGGTCAACGGTGCCTACTGA
- a CDS encoding DeoR/GlpR family DNA-binding transcription regulator, whose product MFADERRQVILELVRSNGAVSLRELARIVKTSEVTVRRDLRQLEGEGLLTRRHGGAVATDRPAYEPTHTEKTHVASEEKAAIADLAAELVAPGDAIVLGAGTTTQALARRLSRLAELTVLTNSLLVAQALARSRGIEVIMPGGTLRGSIFALVGTAAEQGLAGLRVQRAFLSGNGLTAARGLSTPNVSVAGTDRAMASAADEIVVLADHTKIGVDTMVQTVPPESITHLVTDGAADAAELAALRSLGVQVHITGTETT is encoded by the coding sequence GTGTTCGCTGACGAGCGCCGACAGGTGATCCTGGAGCTGGTTCGCTCCAACGGCGCTGTCTCGTTGCGCGAGCTGGCCCGGATCGTGAAGACCAGTGAGGTCACCGTCCGCAGGGACCTGCGCCAGCTGGAGGGCGAGGGCCTGCTGACCCGGCGGCACGGCGGCGCGGTGGCCACCGACCGCCCGGCCTACGAGCCGACGCACACCGAGAAGACCCACGTGGCCAGCGAGGAGAAGGCCGCCATCGCGGACCTGGCCGCCGAGCTGGTCGCGCCGGGCGATGCCATCGTGCTCGGCGCGGGCACCACCACCCAGGCGCTGGCCCGCCGCCTGTCCCGGCTGGCCGAGCTGACCGTGCTGACCAACTCGCTGCTGGTGGCGCAGGCGCTGGCGCGCTCCCGCGGCATCGAGGTGATCATGCCGGGCGGCACCCTGCGCGGCTCGATCTTCGCGCTGGTCGGCACCGCCGCCGAGCAGGGCCTGGCCGGGCTGCGGGTGCAGCGCGCCTTCCTCTCCGGCAACGGGCTCACCGCCGCGCGCGGGCTGTCCACCCCCAACGTCTCGGTCGCCGGCACCGACCGGGCGATGGCCTCGGCGGCCGACGAGATCGTGGTGCTCGCCGACCACACCAAGATCGGCGTGGACACCATGGTGCAGACCGTGCCGCCGGAGTCGATCACCCACCTGGTCACCGACGGGGCCGCGGACGCCGCCGAACTGGCCGCGCTGCGCTCACTCGGCGTCCAGGTGCACATCACCGGTACAGAAACCACATAG
- a CDS encoding o-succinylbenzoate synthase, whose product MRPGGAVHVYSIPLRTRFRGITVREGLLLPGPAGWGEFCPFEDYDDEVSARWLATAVEAAELGWPEPVRERIPVNCTVPVVSAERAFRLVRESGCGTAKVKVADHPDSLAEDLERLAAVRDALGPGGAVRVDANAVWDVDTAVRWIKRMAVAAGGLEYVEQPCRTVEELTQVRRRVDVRIAADESIRRAADPLRAGVREAADIAVIKCTPLGGVRQALRVAESTGLPCVVSSALESSVGLAAQLALAGALPELEFACGLGTLSLFTGDVTRESLRPVDGYLPVPRAAPRPDPDLLAEHAAPPERAEHWRTRYQRVRAVLNRPR is encoded by the coding sequence ATGCGACCCGGAGGTGCCGTGCACGTCTACTCGATCCCGCTGCGCACCCGGTTCCGCGGCATCACCGTCCGGGAGGGCCTGCTGCTGCCCGGACCGGCGGGCTGGGGCGAGTTCTGCCCGTTCGAGGACTACGACGACGAGGTCTCCGCCCGCTGGCTGGCCACCGCGGTGGAGGCCGCCGAGCTGGGCTGGCCGGAGCCGGTGCGGGAACGGATCCCGGTGAACTGCACGGTGCCGGTGGTCTCCGCCGAGCGGGCCTTCCGGCTGGTCCGCGAGTCCGGCTGCGGCACGGCCAAGGTCAAGGTGGCCGACCACCCGGACTCGCTGGCCGAGGACCTGGAGCGGCTGGCCGCGGTGCGGGACGCGCTCGGGCCGGGCGGGGCGGTCCGGGTGGACGCCAACGCGGTGTGGGACGTGGACACCGCGGTGCGCTGGATCAAGCGGATGGCTGTCGCGGCCGGTGGACTGGAGTACGTGGAGCAGCCCTGCCGGACCGTGGAGGAGCTGACCCAGGTGCGGCGGCGGGTGGACGTGCGGATCGCGGCGGACGAGTCGATCCGGCGGGCCGCCGACCCGCTGCGCGCGGGCGTGCGCGAGGCCGCGGACATCGCGGTGATCAAGTGCACGCCGCTGGGCGGGGTGCGGCAGGCGCTGCGGGTGGCCGAGTCGACCGGGCTGCCCTGCGTGGTGTCCTCGGCGCTGGAGAGCAGCGTCGGGCTGGCCGCGCAGCTGGCGCTGGCCGGCGCCCTGCCGGAGCTGGAGTTCGCCTGCGGGCTGGGCACGCTCTCACTGTTCACCGGCGACGTGACCAGGGAGTCGCTGCGGCCGGTGGACGGCTACCTGCCGGTGCCGCGCGCCGCGCCGCGGCCGGATCCGGACCTGCTGGCCGAGCACGCCGCGCCGCCGGAGCGGGCCGAGCACTGGAGAACGCGGTACCAGCGGGTGCGGGCCGTCCTGAACCGGCCACGCTGA